The following are encoded in a window of Mycoplasma anserisalpingitidis genomic DNA:
- a CDS encoding PolC-type DNA polymerase III has product MNFYRDNHLASFFKMLNLEEMKSFKESFIVDDQIIFRENSHGIPVYKFTIGSFSMPSVEDFFTLLLTISEIKNQIFKIKFNITSKFFEPREIKKYIIRIHEVYGGLNNLYAFLTKTGEIRADVNNQNYLIEVKETLNKEETSKLYEPEISKVNEFLHKIGLNWFNLVLHVDQIVNIEEYNKKLNEKKDEELKLFIKKIEEKEKNNNLISFNAPKAKFHRPSKNYIKMKIDEINSNQSLYAKTDVNTVGEVFKTDYSVSKNGYHIYTFVVTDYNDAIEIKKISKAIIEELPKLGDTIEIFGTIENDFRNRRFIMLDNFVKTAKLFEDKKDIYERKRVELNTRSKMNTMDGILEAKEILDIASKYGHKAVALVDNTSVQNFPKFFSESKKSGVKPIYGVTFNVIHKNNMAVIGEVPNSQLRDVEYVSFDIETTHLSPYVGDIIEFGASIVKDGKISEKFQFFLKSKEKLSDFTKELTKISDEMLEKRGLEQIDGLIKIRNILHNKVAVAHNAQFDYNFIFEKLKQYNIELPHTTFIDSLVVSRLLFPDKSKHRLENYCSYLEVEYSRDIAHRADYDAEVLANAWRGSFQKLQDLKITNFRELYEYKDNSLYDKTRAANITVLALNQQGLKELFELVTFALTDNFYKEPKLFYEDLPKSKNLLIGSSGIQGDLIDSLLYSSKDKIDYYIDYFDYIEIPAPQNFRHKVKYGEFSEKEIEDLLKYLVLRSKEKNKIPVAIGDVRYESKKDLSVYSILVNSKGIGGVSHYLYNYDKEVKLQLPYNDFLTTDEMIKEFRFLNDIKLIEEIVIDNTNKIADLVEEIEVIKKDLYTPKFDDSTTKLPELVYKTAHEIYGEKLPEIVEERIKKEIEPILKYGFDVVYWISHILVKKSLDNGYLVGSRGSVGSSLVATLSGITEINPLEPHYICEICKHFELAKVPGITSGFDLEEKNCPNCHKLMKRDGQSIPFETFLGFNADKVPDIDLNFSGDYQPVIHDEVKRLFGDGHTFRAGTISTIAEKTAYGYIKAVNEEQGLNYSPLFIEFLSKKLEGVKKTTGQHPGGIIIIPKEFSVEDFTPVNYPANDMSSTWKTTHFEYRAIHDNVLKLDILGHVDPMAIKMLEKLTGLNVKKDIPVKDENVIGIFSNTNSLGIKPEDIGGETTGALGIPEFGTGFVRQMLSKANPNSFADLVSLSGLSHGTNVWLNNAHDLIVNDGLTLKDVICCRDDIMIYLMRKGVEPSLSFKVMEQVRKGKSITAEQEKELLAKNVETWYIESMKKIEYMFPKAHATAYVLMAWRIAWFKVYYPLEFYATFFTTRCEAFDLVTMMNDYNANKINNKITEINSKDKKDRSTKEQNLIPTLELAREMYCRGYKISNINIYKSLEVEWVVDKANKALIPPFSVIDGLGYNAAHTIITAREERPFLSIEDFKKRTSINQTQFKDMHELGVFEELDETDQMRLF; this is encoded by the coding sequence ATGAATTTTTATAGAGATAATCATTTAGCAAGTTTTTTTAAGATGCTTAATCTAGAAGAAATGAAGAGCTTTAAAGAATCATTTATTGTAGATGACCAGATTATTTTTAGAGAAAATAGTCATGGAATACCTGTTTATAAGTTTACTATCGGTTCATTCAGCATGCCTTCTGTTGAAGATTTTTTCACATTATTACTCACTATTTCTGAAATTAAAAATCAAATTTTCAAAATAAAATTTAATATCACAAGTAAGTTTTTCGAACCAAGAGAAATTAAAAAATATATTATTAGAATCCATGAAGTATATGGTGGATTAAATAATCTTTATGCTTTTTTGACTAAAACAGGCGAAATTAGAGCAGATGTAAATAATCAAAATTACTTAATCGAAGTTAAAGAGACACTTAATAAAGAAGAAACAAGCAAACTTTATGAACCTGAAATTTCTAAAGTTAATGAATTTTTACACAAAATTGGATTAAATTGATTTAATCTAGTTTTACATGTTGATCAAATAGTTAATATTGAAGAATACAACAAAAAATTAAATGAAAAGAAAGATGAAGAACTTAAACTATTTATTAAGAAAATAGAAGAAAAAGAAAAAAATAATAATTTAATAAGTTTCAACGCACCTAAAGCTAAATTTCATAGACCAAGCAAAAATTACATAAAAATGAAAATTGATGAAATAAATTCAAATCAATCTCTCTATGCAAAAACCGATGTTAACACAGTGGGAGAAGTTTTTAAAACTGATTATTCTGTTTCTAAAAATGGTTATCATATCTATACTTTTGTTGTTACTGACTATAATGATGCAATTGAAATTAAAAAAATCTCAAAAGCAATTATTGAAGAATTACCTAAATTAGGTGATACTATTGAAATTTTCGGAACTATTGAAAATGATTTTAGAAATAGACGATTCATTATGCTTGACAATTTTGTTAAAACTGCAAAACTTTTTGAAGATAAAAAGGATATTTATGAAAGAAAAAGAGTTGAATTAAATACTAGAAGTAAGATGAATACAATGGATGGTATTTTAGAAGCAAAAGAAATTTTAGATATTGCTTCTAAATATGGGCACAAAGCGGTTGCTTTAGTAGATAATACGAGTGTTCAAAACTTTCCTAAGTTTTTCTCTGAATCCAAGAAATCTGGTGTAAAACCAATTTATGGGGTAACATTCAATGTTATACACAAAAATAATATGGCTGTAATTGGTGAAGTACCAAATTCACAATTAAGGGATGTTGAGTATGTTTCGTTTGATATTGAAACAACTCATTTAAGCCCATATGTAGGTGATATTATTGAATTTGGTGCTTCAATTGTTAAGGATGGTAAAATTAGTGAAAAATTTCAATTTTTCTTAAAATCCAAAGAAAAACTTTCAGATTTTACCAAGGAACTCACAAAAATAAGTGATGAGATGCTCGAAAAAAGAGGTCTTGAACAAATTGATGGGTTAATTAAAATAAGAAATATTTTACACAATAAAGTAGCAGTGGCACATAATGCTCAATTCGACTACAACTTTATTTTTGAAAAATTAAAGCAATACAACATTGAACTTCCACATACTACTTTTATTGACTCGTTGGTTGTTTCAAGGTTACTTTTCCCTGACAAATCTAAACACAGACTTGAAAATTACTGTTCATATTTAGAAGTTGAATATTCAAGAGATATAGCTCACCGTGCTGATTATGATGCAGAAGTTTTAGCTAACGCTTGAAGAGGATCGTTTCAAAAACTTCAAGACTTAAAAATAACAAATTTTAGAGAATTATATGAGTATAAAGATAATTCCTTATATGATAAAACTAGGGCAGCTAATATTACTGTTTTGGCACTAAATCAACAAGGATTAAAAGAGTTGTTTGAATTAGTTACTTTTGCTTTAACTGATAATTTTTATAAAGAACCAAAATTATTTTATGAAGATTTGCCTAAGAGTAAAAATTTATTAATTGGTTCATCTGGAATTCAAGGTGATCTAATTGATTCATTGCTTTATTCTTCAAAAGACAAAATCGATTATTACATAGATTATTTTGATTACATTGAAATTCCTGCACCGCAAAATTTTAGACATAAAGTAAAATATGGTGAATTTAGCGAAAAAGAGATAGAAGACTTACTAAAATATCTTGTTTTAAGGTCGAAAGAAAAAAATAAAATTCCAGTTGCGATTGGAGATGTTAGATATGAATCTAAGAAAGATTTATCAGTTTATTCAATTTTAGTTAACTCCAAAGGTATTGGAGGGGTGTCACATTATTTATATAATTATGACAAAGAAGTCAAACTTCAGTTACCTTATAATGATTTTTTGACAACCGATGAAATGATTAAAGAATTTAGATTCCTTAATGATATTAAATTAATTGAAGAAATTGTTATAGATAACACAAATAAAATAGCTGATTTAGTCGAGGAAATCGAAGTTATTAAAAAAGATCTATATACACCTAAGTTTGACGATTCTACTACAAAATTACCTGAATTAGTTTATAAAACTGCTCATGAAATTTATGGTGAAAAATTACCTGAAATAGTCGAAGAAAGAATTAAGAAAGAAATTGAACCTATTTTAAAATATGGTTTTGACGTTGTTTACTGAATTTCTCATATTTTGGTTAAAAAATCACTTGATAATGGATATTTAGTAGGTTCACGTGGTTCTGTTGGTTCTTCATTAGTCGCTACTTTAAGTGGAATCACTGAAATAAATCCATTAGAACCACACTATATTTGTGAAATTTGTAAACATTTTGAACTAGCAAAAGTACCGGGGATAACTTCTGGTTTTGACTTAGAAGAGAAAAATTGTCCAAATTGTCATAAGTTAATGAAGAGGGATGGTCAATCAATTCCATTTGAAACTTTCTTAGGATTTAACGCAGATAAAGTTCCGGATATTGACCTTAACTTCTCTGGTGATTATCAACCGGTAATTCATGATGAAGTTAAACGACTTTTTGGGGATGGTCATACTTTTAGAGCTGGAACAATATCAACAATTGCTGAAAAAACCGCATATGGTTATATTAAAGCAGTTAACGAAGAACAAGGATTAAATTATTCACCGCTATTTATAGAGTTTCTTTCAAAAAAACTTGAAGGGGTAAAAAAGACTACTGGTCAACACCCTGGTGGAATCATCATTATTCCTAAAGAATTTTCTGTTGAAGATTTTACTCCAGTAAACTATCCCGCTAATGATATGAGCAGTACTTGAAAAACAACTCACTTTGAATATCGTGCTATTCATGACAATGTTTTAAAATTAGATATTCTCGGTCACGTTGACCCAATGGCTATCAAAATGTTAGAAAAATTGACAGGATTAAATGTTAAAAAAGACATTCCGGTTAAAGATGAAAATGTAATTGGTATTTTTTCAAACACAAATTCTTTAGGTATAAAACCTGAAGATATTGGTGGAGAAACTACTGGAGCTTTAGGAATTCCTGAATTTGGTACAGGTTTTGTTAGACAGATGTTAAGTAAAGCTAATCCAAATAGTTTTGCTGATTTAGTATCGCTTTCAGGACTAAGTCACGGAACTAACGTGTGATTAAATAATGCTCACGACTTAATTGTTAATGATGGTCTAACTCTTAAAGATGTCATTTGTTGTAGAGATGACATTATGATTTACCTAATGAGAAAAGGTGTAGAACCATCATTATCATTCAAAGTAATGGAACAAGTTCGTAAAGGTAAAAGCATAACAGCTGAACAAGAAAAAGAATTGCTAGCTAAAAATGTGGAAACTTGATACATCGAAAGTATGAAAAAAATTGAATATATGTTCCCTAAAGCTCATGCTACTGCGTATGTCTTAATGGCTTGAAGAATTGCTTGGTTTAAGGTTTATTATCCATTAGAATTTTACGCAACTTTCTTTACCACTCGCTGTGAAGCATTTGATTTAGTAACAATGATGAATGACTATAATGCTAATAAAATTAACAATAAAATAACCGAAATTAACTCTAAAGACAAAAAAGATAGAAGTACAAAAGAACAAAATTTAATTCCTACTCTTGAGTTAGCAAGAGAAATGTATTGTAGGGGTTATAAAATAAGCAATATTAATATTTATAAATCACTTGAAGTTGAATGAGTCGTCGATAAAGCAAATAAAGCATTAATACCACCTTTTAGTGTTATTGATGGTCTTGGATATAATGCTGCTCATACAATAATTACTGCTAGAGAAGAACGTCCATTCCTTTCGATAGAAGACTTTAAAAAACGTACATCAATTAATCAAACTCAATTTAAAGATATGCATGAATTAGGTGTTTTTGAAGAATTGGATGAAACTGATCAAATGAGATTATTCTAA
- a CDS encoding anhydro-N-acetylmuramic acid kinase has translation MKNNIQAIGLMCGTSVDALDIAHVQIKENTKIKMNLLNFKMVPIPAELKAKIMKSFEENITSRFICSLNFEIANFYAEQVNKFIAENNLNKDDIKFIASHGQTIYHLIDPSNSEAKSTLQLGDISVIAKKTQITTIGDFRPADMAVGGQGAPLVPKLDQILYKDKNKVRLFQNIGGMSNVSVIGEKELAFDNGPGNVLIDKCMKHFYNLDYDKDAKVALSGKVNNELLEYLKNDPYYEQKPPKSTGREKYSDSYFKTLINKFNYISPNDITTTITFFTAYIIAESYKKFIIEENKKYEVYVCGGGANNPFIVQSLQKLLKPIKVYDFGKLGITSDSKEAAQFALLGYLTYTRRNGNLKSSTGADKEVILGKIAY, from the coding sequence TTGAAAAATAATATTCAAGCAATTGGTTTAATGTGCGGTACAAGTGTTGATGCACTTGATATTGCTCATGTTCAAATTAAGGAAAATACAAAAATAAAAATGAATCTACTTAATTTTAAAATGGTTCCAATTCCTGCTGAATTAAAAGCAAAAATTATGAAATCATTCGAAGAAAATATCACTAGTAGATTTATTTGTTCGTTAAACTTTGAAATTGCAAACTTTTATGCAGAGCAAGTCAATAAATTTATTGCTGAAAATAATTTAAATAAAGATGATATTAAATTTATTGCAAGTCATGGACAAACAATTTATCATTTAATTGATCCAAGTAATTCTGAAGCTAAATCAACTTTACAACTTGGTGACATAAGTGTAATTGCTAAGAAAACTCAAATTACTACAATTGGAGATTTTCGTCCAGCCGATATGGCGGTTGGTGGTCAAGGTGCTCCTCTAGTACCTAAACTAGATCAAATCTTATATAAAGACAAAAATAAAGTTAGATTATTTCAAAATATCGGTGGAATGAGCAATGTTTCAGTAATCGGTGAAAAAGAACTAGCTTTTGATAACGGTCCAGGTAATGTTTTGATAGACAAATGTATGAAACATTTTTACAATTTAGACTATGATAAAGATGCAAAAGTTGCCCTTAGTGGTAAAGTTAATAATGAACTACTTGAATACCTTAAAAACGATCCTTATTATGAACAAAAACCACCGAAATCAACTGGTAGAGAAAAATATAGTGATTCATATTTTAAAACTTTAATAAACAAATTTAATTATATTTCTCCTAATGACATTACTACAACAATAACTTTTTTCACAGCATATATAATTGCTGAATCGTATAAGAAATTTATTATTGAAGAAAATAAAAAATATGAAGTTTACGTTTGTGGTGGTGGAGCTAATAATCCATTTATAGTTCAAAGTTTACAAAAACTATTAAAACCAATAAAAGTATATGACTTTGGAAAACTGGGTATTACCAGTGATTCTAAAGAGGCTGCTCAATTTGCACTCTTAGGTTATTTAACTTATACAAGAAGAAATGGTAATCTAAAAAGTTCAACAGGAGCTGATAAAGAGGTTATTTTAGGAAAAATAGCTTATTAA